The following proteins come from a genomic window of Pseudomonas syringae:
- a CDS encoding non-ribosomal peptide synthetase has protein sequence MLASAAAHFPLTAAQRDVWLDQISRGDSPLYNIGGYMDVDGPLDAATLQRALDLLVATHEGLRTVLLPGAGADGLPLQTYVASMPMPLALHDFSDHEQPELAAQALVIEQMRRPYVFDGSPLLGFSLIRLAADHYWLASQAHHLILDGWGFGQMMQSLGDIYSALMHGDSPVFEAPRYSDFIEEDARYQASERYLRDKHYWLEKYRNLPEPLLVSRYHNRRMTDPAPAHACVQAFPEALHVRMKQFAGQQGASTFHVLLAVLHVYFTRTTQREEWVVGLPLLNRTGARFKATLGHFVQVSAVRMAFAQGVDFATLVSEVRDALKRDFRHQRFALSELNRTLGVSRDERAQLFEVSVSYEQEGHDYRYGAAQARAVKVSNGYEATPLAIHMRSNLNSDEASLHMVHHRAWVSDAEAEAIAARLLSILEQGLENPALQVKDFDLLTHAERLDVQQWNATAMDAGKEQLIHRRIEQQARLRPDTLAAVHQGQSLTYAQLNRQANALALRLIEAGVRPDDRVAVVSRRSLQTLVGLLATLKAGAAYVPIDPSHPRERLTYLLTDSAPVAVLTLSALVERLPSLTVPLIELDHCLDASGSDSNPQVAGLSSANLVYVIYTSGSTGQPKGVMVEHHMLANLVDWHCGAFELEAGGHTSCLAGFGFDAMAWEVWPTLCTGATLHLAPVQEGGEDIEALLQWWRAQPLDVSFLPTPVAEYAFSQADEHPTLRTLLIGGDRLRQFAHNRRYAVVNNYGPTETTVVATSGQVLVNGALHIGRPIANTCVYVLDEHLQPMPVGISGELYIGGSGVARGYLNQPQLTDQRFIADPFSDQPQARMYRSGDLVRWNADGTLDYLGRNDDQVKIRGMRIELGEIEAALALQDGVQDAVVLVRDLHLLAWFTETSAVDTDALRHALRAILPGYMVPRAFTRLDSLPLTGHGKLDRRALPDPDPAYLLGHAYEAPKGDAEVAMAAIWADVLGVERVGRHDNFFELGGHSLLAVNLVEQLRKAGLKADVHALLAQPTLAALAACEGFRQALQVPANAVPAGATRIIPEMLTLVSLDQPEIDRIVASVPGGAANVQEIYPLAPLQEGILYHHLTAEQGDPYLLQWRLAFDSPERLHAWASALQKVIDRHDILRTSIVWEGLENPLQVVWRQAELAVQAISIEPAATDMTTIERLQQRFDARHHRLDLAQAPLMRLVHADDPSSGEVTAILLFHHLVLDNTAMELVSREMQALLSDQPDALTTPVPYRNYVAQVRLSNDNAAHEAFFSEMLGDVDEPTLPFGVQDVRDDGSAIDEDRRTLDNALASRLREQARQLGASAASLMHVAWARVLGVLANRSDVVFGTVLLGRMSGEGAERTLGVFINTLPLRVDTADDARAAVKSTHARLTALIAHEHASLVLAQGCSAVAAGSPLFSALLNYRHSADVRPHDGEGPWQGVRMLGGDVRSNYPLTLSVDDMGESFDLHVLAVQGMGAERIAGWMINALRHLVETLEQAQPLTLHSVSILDAEERSQLLVDFNASEQTFAHTLTVHALIEAQAANSPQNPAVIQGEQVLSYAELNQQANRLAHHLMGLGVTPDERVALCLHRGPQRLIAMLAVLKAGAAYVPVDPAYPAERIAYLLQDSAPRVVLTETATLELVGDTRQLNIQQADWHLHAEANPYVPGLDEHDLAYVIYTSGSTGQPKGVMVEHCTLANLVHWHCKAFDLHAGSHTASVAGFGFDAMAWEVWPALCAGAVLHLPPADIGNENVDELLDWWLEQPLQVSFLPTPVAEQALRRPRQHPTLRTLLIGGDRLRQFDTDPGFAVINNYGPTETTVVATSGAVLPGGALDIGRPVANTRVYVLDEQLHPVPVGVIGELYIGGEGVARGYLNRPQMTEQRFVADPFSEKAQARMYRSGDLVRWNADGTLDYLGRNDDQVKIRGMRIELGEIEAALAGQAEVNDAVVLVRGERLLAWYTENTAVEPEALRQALRERLPAYMVPLAFTRLDALPLTSHGKLDRRALPDPDLQELTAQAYETPQGDVEILMAELWAQVLGLEKVGRHDNFFELGGHSLLAVSLVERLRTAGLSVDVRVLLGQPTVAALAASVGSGREIVAPLNRVPSGCTYITPELLSLTQLDQPTIDRIVASVPGGAANVQEIYPLAPLQEGILYHHLTAEQGDPYLLQLRLNVDSLERLSAVADALRKVIARHDSLRTAVVWEGLETPQQVVLRKADLVVERVPLAQIDAEAGSARMELSRAPLIRLVYSPDGVGQGLAATLLFHHIVVDATSLQVMREEMLAHLRGEPGPVQPAVPYRNYVAQARLGVSEAEHEAYFREQLGDIDEPTLPFGLLDVQGDGRSIEEAQQLLPDDVLRRLRSQARQLGVSVASLLHVAWGRVLAAATGHERVVFGTVLLGRLQGGAGADRGMGMFINTLPLRIDLQEVGVRDAARATHARLAALLGHEHASLAQAQRWSGVAAPLPLFSAILNYRHAAGQARQDAQQGAWHGLEILASEKHTNYPLSLNVDDLGDRLRLSVTVPPQMGAQRICGYVQQTLTALVDALESRPDLPLQRLPVLDADERQRLLVEFNATTVHHDLQQTLQGLFEAQVCRTPQAVALRAGRSQLSYRQLNEQANGLAHHLISLGVKPDDRVAICVERGVSMVVGLLAILKAGGAYVPLDPSYPRERLQYMLNDSAPVALLMHAATRALIDDQRTARIDLDTPGWDPQRIENPRIQGLTPNHLAYVIYTSGSTGTPKGVMVEHRGVSNLVQWSSLLCPPNAATALLQKTPISFDASVWEIFWPLSSGIPLVLARPDGQRDPAYLAQVIQERQISVVQFVPALLQQFIELPHSYQCASLTDIVCGGGELTAALAAKVRQRLPQVRLHNVYGPTETTVDCSVWTLEPEQPVPQGPLPIGRPISNTRLYVLDAYDQPVPQGVIGQLHIGGSGVTRGYLNLPQADAERFIANPFVTGDRLYRSGDLVRQREDGSLEFLGRNDDQVKIHGLRIEPGDIESCLVAHPAIQQAVVLVRDEAPGGQRLVAWYTGTRLSVETLRDAVRAQLPDYMVPAVFVHLDAMPLSPNGKLDRKALPAPGTDALATRPYEAPEGETETLLARLWSDLLGVEQVGRHDNFFELGGHSLLAVSLTARLRQEGIEADVRALFEHPTLAGYAAITENMEITL, from the coding sequence ATGCTCGCCTCAGCCGCCGCACACTTCCCTCTGACCGCCGCACAGCGTGATGTCTGGCTCGACCAGATCAGCCGTGGTGATTCTCCCCTGTACAACATCGGCGGCTACATGGATGTTGACGGTCCACTGGACGCGGCGACCTTGCAGCGTGCTCTGGACCTGCTGGTTGCGACGCATGAAGGTTTGCGCACTGTGTTGCTGCCCGGTGCCGGGGCGGACGGTCTGCCGCTTCAGACGTATGTGGCCAGCATGCCCATGCCATTGGCGTTGCATGACTTCAGCGATCACGAGCAGCCCGAGCTGGCCGCTCAGGCGCTGGTGATCGAGCAGATGCGTCGTCCGTATGTGTTCGATGGCAGTCCGTTACTCGGCTTCAGCCTCATTCGCCTGGCTGCGGACCACTATTGGCTGGCCAGTCAGGCCCATCACCTGATTCTGGATGGCTGGGGCTTCGGGCAGATGATGCAGTCGCTGGGGGACATTTACTCGGCCTTGATGCACGGCGACAGCCCGGTATTCGAAGCGCCACGCTACAGCGACTTTATCGAAGAAGATGCACGCTATCAGGCGTCCGAGCGCTACCTGCGCGACAAGCACTACTGGCTGGAAAAATACCGCAATTTGCCGGAGCCACTGTTGGTCTCCCGTTATCACAATCGGCGGATGACGGATCCGGCGCCTGCACATGCCTGCGTGCAGGCTTTCCCGGAAGCTCTGCATGTGCGTATGAAACAGTTTGCCGGACAGCAGGGTGCTTCGACATTCCACGTATTGCTGGCGGTGTTGCATGTCTACTTCACCCGCACCACGCAGCGTGAAGAATGGGTGGTCGGCCTGCCGTTGCTCAATCGCACCGGGGCGCGATTCAAGGCAACCCTGGGCCATTTCGTGCAGGTCAGCGCGGTGCGCATGGCCTTTGCGCAAGGCGTGGATTTCGCGACGCTGGTCAGTGAAGTCCGTGACGCACTCAAGCGTGACTTCCGGCACCAGCGCTTTGCGCTGAGCGAGCTGAATCGCACACTGGGCGTATCACGCGATGAGAGGGCGCAGCTGTTCGAGGTTTCGGTGTCCTACGAACAGGAAGGTCATGATTACCGCTACGGAGCGGCTCAGGCCCGGGCTGTAAAAGTCTCCAATGGTTACGAAGCCACGCCGCTGGCCATTCACATGCGCAGCAATCTGAACAGCGACGAGGCCTCGCTGCACATGGTTCACCATCGCGCGTGGGTCAGTGACGCCGAGGCCGAGGCCATTGCCGCGCGTCTGCTGTCGATACTGGAGCAGGGCCTGGAAAATCCCGCGTTGCAGGTCAAAGACTTTGATCTGCTGACACACGCCGAGCGACTTGACGTTCAGCAATGGAACGCCACGGCGATGGACGCTGGCAAAGAACAACTGATTCATCGGCGTATCGAGCAACAGGCGCGCTTGCGCCCGGACACGCTCGCCGCCGTGCATCAAGGGCAATCGCTGACGTATGCGCAGCTCAATCGTCAGGCCAATGCGCTGGCGCTGCGCCTTATCGAGGCGGGCGTACGCCCGGACGACCGCGTCGCCGTGGTTTCCCGGCGCAGCCTGCAAACCTTGGTGGGGCTGCTGGCCACGCTCAAGGCCGGCGCAGCTTACGTGCCCATTGACCCGTCCCATCCCCGCGAGCGTCTGACCTATCTGCTGACGGACAGCGCCCCGGTTGCGGTGCTGACGCTCTCAGCGCTGGTCGAACGTCTGCCGTCATTGACGGTGCCGCTGATCGAACTGGATCACTGCCTTGACGCTTCGGGTAGCGACAGCAACCCGCAGGTGGCGGGCCTGAGCAGTGCCAATCTGGTCTATGTGATTTACACCTCCGGTTCCACCGGCCAGCCGAAGGGCGTGATGGTCGAGCACCACATGCTGGCCAATCTGGTCGACTGGCACTGCGGTGCTTTCGAGCTTGAAGCAGGCGGACACACGTCGTGCCTCGCGGGTTTCGGTTTTGACGCCATGGCCTGGGAAGTCTGGCCGACACTGTGCACGGGCGCGACGCTGCACCTGGCGCCAGTTCAAGAGGGCGGCGAAGACATCGAAGCCCTGCTGCAATGGTGGCGTGCGCAACCGCTGGACGTCAGCTTCCTGCCGACGCCGGTGGCCGAATACGCGTTCAGCCAGGCGGACGAACACCCGACCCTGCGAACCCTGTTGATCGGCGGCGACCGACTTCGCCAGTTTGCCCATAACCGTCGCTATGCGGTGGTCAACAATTACGGACCCACCGAAACCACGGTGGTCGCCACCTCCGGTCAGGTGCTGGTCAACGGCGCCCTGCACATTGGCCGGCCCATCGCCAATACCTGCGTATACGTGCTGGATGAGCACTTGCAACCCATGCCGGTGGGCATCAGCGGTGAACTGTACATCGGTGGTTCGGGTGTCGCCCGTGGTTATCTGAACCAGCCACAACTGACCGACCAGCGCTTCATCGCCGACCCGTTCAGCGATCAGCCACAGGCGCGCATGTACCGCAGCGGTGACCTGGTGCGCTGGAACGCCGACGGCACGCTGGATTATCTGGGCCGCAATGACGATCAGGTGAAGATTCGCGGCATGCGTATCGAACTGGGCGAAATCGAGGCCGCGCTGGCCCTTCAGGACGGGGTGCAGGACGCCGTGGTGCTGGTTCGTGATCTGCACCTGCTGGCCTGGTTCACCGAAACCTCAGCGGTCGATACCGATGCCTTGCGCCATGCACTGCGCGCGATACTGCCGGGTTACATGGTGCCACGCGCCTTTACTCGTCTCGACTCACTGCCATTGACCGGCCATGGCAAACTCGATCGCCGGGCGCTGCCAGACCCGGACCCTGCGTACCTGCTTGGTCACGCCTATGAAGCGCCAAAGGGTGACGCAGAAGTGGCCATGGCCGCCATCTGGGCAGATGTGCTCGGCGTTGAGCGGGTAGGGCGGCACGATAACTTCTTTGAGCTGGGCGGCCATTCGTTGCTGGCCGTCAACCTGGTCGAGCAACTGCGCAAGGCAGGCTTGAAAGCCGACGTCCATGCGCTGCTGGCCCAGCCGACCCTCGCTGCACTGGCCGCTTGCGAGGGTTTCCGCCAAGCGCTGCAAGTACCGGCCAATGCGGTGCCGGCAGGCGCTACGCGGATCATTCCGGAGATGCTGACGCTGGTAAGCCTCGATCAGCCGGAAATCGATCGCATCGTCGCCAGCGTGCCGGGCGGTGCGGCCAATGTGCAGGAAATCTATCCGCTGGCACCGCTGCAGGAAGGCATTCTCTATCACCACCTGACCGCCGAGCAGGGCGATCCGTACCTGCTGCAATGGCGTCTGGCGTTCGACAGCCCGGAGCGCCTGCACGCCTGGGCCAGCGCGCTGCAAAAGGTCATCGACCGCCACGACATTCTGCGCACCTCGATTGTCTGGGAGGGCCTGGAAAACCCGCTGCAAGTGGTCTGGCGACAGGCCGAACTGGCGGTGCAAGCGATCAGCATAGAACCCGCCGCGACCGACATGACGACCATCGAGCGTCTGCAACAACGATTCGACGCCCGCCACCATCGCCTTGATCTGGCTCAGGCACCGTTGATGCGTCTGGTGCACGCCGATGACCCGTCCAGCGGTGAGGTGACTGCGATTCTGCTGTTCCATCATCTGGTGCTGGACAACACCGCCATGGAACTGGTCAGCCGCGAAATGCAGGCGTTGCTGTCCGATCAGCCTGACGCCCTGACGACGCCAGTGCCATATCGCAACTATGTTGCGCAGGTACGCCTGAGCAATGACAACGCTGCCCACGAGGCTTTTTTCAGCGAAATGCTCGGCGATGTCGACGAACCGACCTTGCCGTTCGGTGTGCAGGATGTGCGTGACGATGGTAGCGCGATCGACGAGGATCGCCGCACGCTCGATAACGCGCTGGCCTCACGTCTGCGTGAGCAGGCCCGGCAACTGGGCGCAAGCGCAGCCAGCCTGATGCATGTCGCCTGGGCGCGGGTGCTGGGTGTGCTGGCCAACCGCAGTGACGTCGTGTTCGGCACTGTGCTGCTGGGACGCATGAGCGGCGAAGGCGCTGAGCGCACGCTCGGTGTCTTCATCAATACCTTGCCTCTGCGGGTCGATACCGCAGATGACGCCCGTGCAGCGGTAAAGTCGACTCATGCGCGGCTGACCGCGCTGATTGCCCATGAACACGCATCGCTGGTACTCGCCCAGGGCTGCAGCGCGGTGGCGGCAGGTTCGCCGCTGTTCAGCGCATTGCTCAACTACCGCCACAGCGCTGATGTGCGACCGCATGACGGTGAAGGTCCCTGGCAGGGCGTTCGTATGCTCGGCGGCGATGTACGCAGCAATTACCCGCTGACGCTCAGCGTCGATGACATGGGCGAAAGCTTCGATCTGCATGTACTGGCCGTGCAAGGCATGGGCGCAGAGCGTATCGCTGGCTGGATGATCAACGCGCTCCGGCATCTGGTCGAGACGCTGGAGCAGGCACAGCCGCTCACGCTGCACAGTGTTTCAATCCTCGACGCTGAAGAGCGCAGCCAGTTGCTGGTCGATTTCAACGCCAGTGAACAGACTTTTGCGCACACCCTGACCGTGCATGCACTGATCGAAGCGCAGGCGGCGAATAGCCCGCAAAACCCTGCGGTCATTCAGGGTGAGCAGGTGCTGAGTTACGCGGAACTCAATCAGCAGGCCAATCGTCTGGCTCATCATCTGATGGGGCTCGGCGTGACGCCTGATGAGCGAGTCGCTCTGTGCCTGCATCGTGGTCCGCAGCGGCTGATTGCCATGCTCGCGGTACTCAAGGCCGGTGCTGCCTATGTGCCGGTAGATCCGGCTTACCCTGCAGAGCGCATCGCTTATCTGTTGCAGGACAGCGCGCCCCGCGTGGTGCTCACCGAGACCGCCACATTGGAACTGGTTGGTGATACCCGCCAGTTGAATATCCAGCAGGCCGACTGGCACCTGCACGCCGAGGCCAACCCTTATGTACCGGGCCTCGACGAGCATGATCTGGCCTACGTCATCTACACCTCCGGCTCGACCGGCCAGCCGAAGGGCGTAATGGTCGAACACTGCACGCTGGCCAATCTGGTTCACTGGCACTGTAAGGCATTCGATCTGCACGCGGGCAGTCACACCGCCAGCGTGGCGGGTTTCGGCTTCGACGCGATGGCCTGGGAAGTCTGGCCAGCGCTGTGTGCCGGTGCGGTGCTGCATCTGCCACCTGCCGACATCGGCAACGAAAATGTCGACGAACTGCTTGACTGGTGGCTGGAACAACCGCTTCAGGTCAGCTTCCTGCCAACGCCGGTGGCCGAACAGGCCTTGCGCCGGCCGCGCCAGCACCCGACGCTGCGCACACTGCTGATCGGCGGCGACCGCTTGCGCCAGTTCGATACCGACCCGGGCTTTGCCGTTATCAATAACTATGGCCCGACCGAAACCACCGTGGTCGCCACCTCGGGAGCGGTCCTGCCCGGCGGTGCTCTGGACATCGGTCGACCCGTCGCCAATACCCGTGTGTATGTGCTCGATGAACAGCTGCATCCTGTGCCGGTGGGTGTCATCGGCGAGCTGTATATCGGTGGCGAAGGCGTGGCTCGCGGCTACCTGAATCGGCCGCAGATGACCGAACAACGTTTTGTCGCCGATCCGTTCAGCGAAAAGGCGCAGGCGCGCATGTACCGCAGCGGCGACCTGGTGCGCTGGAATGCCGACGGCACGCTGGACTATCTGGGCCGCAACGACGACCAGGTGAAGATTCGCGGCATGCGCATCGAACTGGGCGAAATCGAAGCGGCGCTGGCCGGTCAGGCCGAAGTCAACGACGCGGTGGTGCTGGTGCGCGGTGAGCGCTTGCTGGCGTGGTACACCGAAAACACCGCTGTCGAGCCTGAAGCGCTGCGCCAGGCACTCCGCGAGCGGCTGCCGGCCTACATGGTGCCGCTGGCATTTACGCGGCTGGATGCGTTACCGCTGACCAGTCACGGCAAGCTTGATCGCCGCGCCTTGCCAGACCCTGACCTGCAGGAACTGACCGCGCAGGCCTATGAAACGCCACAGGGCGACGTCGAAATCCTTATGGCTGAGCTTTGGGCGCAGGTGCTGGGCCTGGAAAAAGTCGGCCGTCATGACAACTTCTTTGAACTGGGCGGTCATTCGCTGCTGGCGGTCAGCCTCGTCGAGCGTCTGCGCACTGCCGGTCTGAGTGTCGACGTGCGGGTGCTGCTGGGTCAGCCCACCGTCGCAGCACTGGCGGCATCGGTGGGCAGCGGTCGCGAGATCGTCGCACCGCTGAACCGTGTTCCGAGCGGCTGCACATACATCACCCCTGAGCTGTTGAGCCTGACGCAGCTCGATCAGCCGACCATCGACCGGATTGTCGCCAGCGTGCCGGGCGGCGCGGCCAATGTGCAGGAAATCTATCCGCTGGCACCGCTCCAGGAGGGCATTCTCTATCACCACCTGACCGCTGAGCAGGGCGACCCGTATCTGCTGCAATTGCGCCTCAACGTTGACAGCCTGGAGCGCCTGAGTGCAGTGGCCGATGCCCTGCGCAAAGTCATTGCACGGCATGACAGCTTGCGTACTGCCGTGGTCTGGGAAGGTCTTGAAACACCGCAGCAGGTCGTATTGCGCAAGGCCGATCTGGTGGTCGAGCGCGTGCCCCTTGCGCAGATCGACGCCGAAGCAGGCTCGGCACGCATGGAGTTGAGTCGCGCACCACTGATCCGTCTGGTCTACAGCCCGGACGGAGTAGGACAGGGGCTGGCGGCGACGCTGCTGTTCCACCATATCGTGGTGGACGCTACGTCGCTGCAAGTGATGCGCGAGGAAATGCTCGCCCACCTGCGCGGCGAACCCGGCCCTGTGCAGCCTGCCGTGCCTTACCGCAACTATGTGGCGCAGGCACGTCTGGGGGTCAGCGAAGCAGAGCACGAAGCGTATTTCCGTGAACAACTGGGGGATATCGATGAACCGACCCTGCCGTTCGGCCTGCTCGATGTGCAGGGGGATGGCCGCTCGATAGAGGAAGCGCAACAGCTGTTGCCCGACGACGTGTTACGGCGTTTGCGCAGCCAGGCCCGGCAACTGGGTGTCAGCGTCGCCAGCCTGCTGCACGTGGCCTGGGGCCGAGTACTGGCGGCCGCGACCGGCCATGAACGCGTGGTGTTCGGCACGGTTTTGCTGGGCCGCTTGCAAGGCGGAGCCGGTGCTGACCGTGGCATGGGGATGTTCATCAATACCCTGCCGTTGCGCATCGATCTGCAGGAGGTCGGCGTGCGCGATGCCGCGCGCGCCACTCACGCCCGTCTGGCCGCGCTGCTGGGGCACGAACACGCCTCGCTGGCTCAGGCTCAGCGCTGGAGCGGGGTGGCCGCGCCACTGCCGTTGTTCAGCGCGATTCTCAACTACCGGCATGCTGCCGGTCAGGCGCGACAGGATGCACAGCAGGGCGCGTGGCACGGGCTGGAAATTCTCGCCAGCGAGAAGCACACCAACTATCCCTTGAGCCTCAACGTTGATGATCTGGGCGACAGACTGCGCCTCAGCGTTACGGTGCCGCCGCAGATGGGCGCGCAGCGTATCTGTGGCTATGTGCAACAGACACTGACCGCGCTGGTCGACGCACTGGAGTCCCGCCCCGATCTGCCGCTGCAACGCCTGCCGGTGCTGGACGCCGACGAGCGCCAGCGTCTGTTGGTCGAATTCAATGCCACTACGGTTCATCACGATCTGCAGCAAACCCTGCAAGGGCTGTTCGAAGCGCAGGTTTGCCGCACGCCGCAGGCGGTTGCGCTGCGTGCCGGGCGCTCGCAGTTGAGCTATCGACAGCTCAACGAGCAGGCTAACGGCCTGGCTCACCACCTGATCAGTCTGGGCGTAAAACCCGACGACCGCGTGGCAATCTGTGTCGAGCGCGGCGTGTCGATGGTGGTTGGCCTGCTGGCCATCCTCAAAGCCGGCGGGGCCTATGTGCCGCTTGATCCGAGCTACCCGCGCGAACGTCTCCAGTACATGCTCAACGACAGCGCTCCGGTCGCGTTGCTGATGCACGCCGCCACGCGCGCCCTGATCGATGATCAGCGTACCGCCCGGATCGATCTGGACACCCCTGGCTGGGACCCGCAGCGCATCGAAAACCCGCGTATTCAGGGCCTCACGCCGAACCATCTTGCGTACGTGATCTACACCTCGGGCTCCACCGGAACGCCCAAAGGCGTGATGGTCGAGCATCGCGGCGTGAGCAACCTTGTGCAGTGGAGTTCACTGCTGTGCCCACCGAACGCCGCTACTGCGCTGCTGCAAAAAACGCCGATCAGCTTCGACGCCTCGGTCTGGGAGATTTTCTGGCCGCTGAGCAGCGGCATTCCACTGGTGCTGGCGCGTCCTGACGGTCAGCGCGATCCGGCCTATCTGGCGCAGGTGATCCAGGAGCGCCAGATCAGCGTGGTGCAGTTCGTGCCGGCGCTGTTGCAGCAATTCATCGAGCTGCCGCACAGCTATCAATGCGCCAGCCTGACCGACATTGTCTGCGGCGGTGGCGAGTTGACTGCCGCACTCGCCGCAAAAGTCCGCCAGCGTTTGCCGCAGGTGCGCCTGCATAACGTCTATGGCCCGACCGAAACCACAGTAGATTGCAGCGTCTGGACGCTGGAGCCCGAGCAGCCGGTGCCGCAAGGCCCGTTACCCATCGGTCGGCCGATCAGCAACACGCGTCTGTATGTGCTGGATGCCTATGACCAACCGGTACCGCAGGGCGTGATCGGTCAGTTGCACATCGGCGGCAGCGGCGTGACGCGTGGCTACCTGAACCTGCCGCAGGCAGATGCCGAACGCTTCATCGCCAACCCATTCGTGACGGGCGACCGCCTGTACCGCAGTGGCGATCTGGTGCGCCAGCGCGAGGACGGCAGCCTCGAATTCCTCGGTCGCAATGACGATCAGGTGAAAATTCACGGTCTGCGCATCGAACCGGGCGATATCGAGTCCTGCCTGGTTGCTCACCCGGCGATTCAACAGGCAGTGGTGCTGGTCCGCGATGAAGCACCGGGCGGTCAGCGACTGGTGGCCTGGTACACCGGCACGCGACTGTCGGTCGAAACACTGCGCGATGCAGTGCGTGCGCAATTGCCCGATTACATGGTGCCCGCCGTGTTTGTGCATCTGGACGCCATGCCACTGAGCCCCAACGGCAAGCTTGATCGCAAGGCCTTGCCTGCGCCGGGCACCGACGCCCTCGCGACGCGGCCTTACGAAGCGCCGGAAGGCGAGACCGAAACCCTGCTGGCAAGACTCTGGAGCGACCTGCTCGGGGTCGAGCAGGTTGGCCGGCATGACAACTTTTTCGAACTGGGCGGCCATTCGCTGCTGGCGGTAAGCCTGACGGCGCGCCTGCGCCAGGAAGGTATCGAGGCCGATGTCCGGGCGCTCTTCGAACACCCCACGCTGGCAGGCTACGCAGCTATCACAGAGAACATGGAGATTACCCTGTGA